The Setaria viridis chromosome 6, Setaria_viridis_v4.0, whole genome shotgun sequence genome contains a region encoding:
- the LOC117861789 gene encoding uncharacterized protein yields MPIAFSREDHWVHLPDPKSYPLVVCPTIDRVLLSKVLIDGGNNLNIIFTETLKRMDFNFERLLPYEELFYSIVPGKGSYPIRRVVLPVTFGTPNNYRTKHLTFEVANFTTSYNATFGRPMLARFMVILNHTYLILKMMAPNGVLFIYGDVETSYKCNTEAVQLAKTLEYSANATMMLTESKKVDQNQLMILEVDPMSMTLHPDPQVKMISLGLEDPSKTTLIGASLTPK; encoded by the coding sequence ATGCCCATAGCCTTCTCTAGGGAAGATCACTGGGTGCACCTCCCAGACCCCAAGTCTTACCCACTGGTGGTGTGCCCCACCATAGATAGAGTCCTCCTATCCAAGGTGCTGATCGATGGTGGCAACaacctcaacatcatcttcaccgagaccCTGAAGCGCATGGATTTCAACTTTGAGCGTCTCCTTCCCTACGAAGAACTGTTCTACAGCATAGTgcccggcaaaggatcctatcctattaGGAGAGTCGTCCTGCCAGTGACGTTTGGCACCCCTAACAACTACCGCACCAAGCACCTCACCTTTGAGGTTGCCAACTTCACGACCTCCTACAATGCCACCTTTGGCAGGCCAATGCTGGCGAGGTTCATGGTGATTCTTAACCatacctacctcatcctcaagatgatGGCTCCAAATGGCGTCCTCTTCATTTATGGTGATGTTGAAACATCCTACAAGTGCAACACAGAAGCTGTGCAACTCGCTAAGACCCTAGAGTACTCGGCCAATGCCACCATGATGCTCACCGAGTCCAAGAAGGTGGACCAGAACCAGCTGATGATCCTAGAGGTAGATCCGATGTCCATGACACTGCATCCCGACCCTCAAGTCAAGATGATCAGCCTCGGCCTGGAAGACCCCTCCAAGACAACCCTCATCGGGGCCAGCCTCACCCCCAAATAG